Proteins encoded together in one Hevea brasiliensis isolate MT/VB/25A 57/8 chromosome 16, ASM3005281v1, whole genome shotgun sequence window:
- the LOC110641931 gene encoding protein PIGMENT DEFECTIVE 338, chloroplastic isoform X2, producing MQTLLQPCKSLPLFNSSLPLSINNCLLTYNVSIHNKCLKSSSFHLFPNIGSLKTLPFSKNIPPWKSTHISFCRQDDAFDDFSSTQLPEKAQNHRTHENEELELLNKPSPVATNNGIGLEVDKESKTDNKEEALAPFLKLFKPRDSLEEAYEEEDDSSVVEGKSSLNNKDKEAKKVNVDYYEPKPGDFVVGVVVSGNENKLDVNVGADLLGTMLTKEVLPLYDKEMEYLLCDMDKDSERFMVRGKMGIVKDEAAVSGGAGPGRPVVETGTILFAEVLGRTLSGRPLLSTRRLFRRIAWHRVRQGLRAFLPKAELMNRVNNFKELKENVGRRIYVLITRINETNNDLILSEREAWEMLNLQEGTLLQGTVKKIFSYGAQVRIGETNRSGLLHISNISRSRVTAVHDLLKVDEKVKALVVKSMFPDKISLSIADLESEPGLFISNKERVFAEAEEMAKKYRQKLPAVLNTRKLETPLSDAFPFDSEATMHANWKWFRFERE from the exons ATGCAAACCCTTCTTCAACCCTGTAAGTCTCTGCCTCTCTTCAACTCTTCGTTACCGCTTAGTATTAACAATTGCCTTCTCACGTACAACGTTTCAATCCATAACAAATGCCTAAAATCCTCTAGTTTTCACTTATTTCCTAATATTGGGTCACTCAAAACCTTGCCATTCTCCAAGAATATTCCACCTTGGAAAAGTACCCACATCTCATTTTGCCGTCAAGATGATGCTTTTGATGATTTTTCAAGTACCCAGTTGCCTGAGAAGGCGCAAAACCATAGAACTCATGAGAATGAAGAGCTGGAATTGCTAAATAAGCCATCTCCGGTAGCTACAAATAATGGGATAGGTTTAGAAGTTGATAAAGAATCTAAAACAGATAATAAAGAAGAGGCCTTAGCCCCTTTTTTGAAGCTCTTTAAGCCTAGAGATTCATTAGAAGAAGCATACGAAGAGGAAGATGACTCGAGTGTTGTAGAGGGGAAGTCTAGTTTGAATAATAAAGATAAGGAAGCTAAGAAGGTTAATGTGGACTACTATGAGCCAAAACCAGGTGATTTCGTAGTAGGTGTCGTTGTTTCAGGAAATGAGAATAAGCTTGATGTGAATGTTGGGGCAGATTTGTTGGGTACGATGTTGACAAAGGAGGTGCTGCCTCTGTATGACAAAGAGATGGAATATTTGTTGTGTGATATGGATAAGGATTCTGAGAGGTTTATGGTTAGAGGGAAGATGGGAATTGTTAAGGATGAAGCTGCGGTGAGTGGGGGAGCAGGTCCAGGGAGGCCGGTGGTAGAGACTGGAACCATACTTTTTGCAGAAGTCCTTGGGAGGACGCTCAGTGGACGGCCATTGCTTTCAACTAGAAGATTATTCCGGCGGATAGCTTGGCATCGAGTGAGGCAG GGATTACGGGCTTTCCTCCCAAAGGCTGAGTTGATGAATAGAGTGAACAACTTCAAGGAGTTgaaagaaaat GTGGGACGCCGAATATATGTCCTGATCACTCGAATAAATGAGACTAACAATGATCTGATACTTAGTGAAAGGGAAGCTTGG GAAATGTTAAACCTTCAGGAGGGAACACTGCTGCAGGGAACTGTCAAGAAAATTTTTTCATATGGAGCCCAAGTAAGAATTGGTGAAACTAACAGAAG TGGGTTGCTACATATTTCAAATATCTCTCGAAGCCGGGTTACTGCTGTCCATGACTTACTTAAAGTTGATGAGAAGGTTAAAGCGCTGGTTGTGAAGTCAATGTTTCCTGATAAAATTTCACTTAG TATTGCTGACCTTGAAAGCGAACCAGGCCTATTCATATCAAACAAAGAG AGAGTGTTTGCTGAGGCAGAAGAAATGGCGAAAAAGTACAGGCAAAAGCTACCTGCTGTTTTAAACACTCGAAAGTTAGAAACCCCTCTAAGCGATGCCTTTCCTTTTGATAGTGAAGCAACTATGCATGCAAATTGGAAGTGGTTCAGATTTGAAAGGGAATAA
- the LOC110641931 gene encoding protein PIGMENT DEFECTIVE 338, chloroplastic isoform X3, with protein MQTLLQPCKSLPLFNSSLPLSINNCLLTYNVSIHNKCLKSSSFHLFPNIGSLKTLPFSKNIPPWKSTHISFCRQDDAFDDFSSTQLPEKAQNHRTHENEELELLNKPSPVATNNGIGLEVDKESKTDNKEEALAPFLKLFKPRDSLEEAYEEEDDSSVVEGKSSLNNKDKEAKKVNVDYYEPKPGDFVVGVVVSGNENKLDVNVGADLLGTMLTKEVLPLYDKEMEYLLCDMDKDSERFMVRGKMGIVKDEAAVSGGAGPGRPVVETGTILFAEVLGRTLSGRPLLSTRRLFRRIAWHRVRQIKELNEPIEVKITEWNTGGLLTRIEGLRAFLPKAELMNRVNNFKELKENEMLNLQEGTLLQGTVKKIFSYGAQVRIGETNRSGLLHISNISRSRVTAVHDLLKVDEKVKALVVKSMFPDKISLSIADLESEPGLFISNKERVFAEAEEMAKKYRQKLPAVLNTRKLETPLSDAFPFDSEATMHANWKWFRFERE; from the exons ATGCAAACCCTTCTTCAACCCTGTAAGTCTCTGCCTCTCTTCAACTCTTCGTTACCGCTTAGTATTAACAATTGCCTTCTCACGTACAACGTTTCAATCCATAACAAATGCCTAAAATCCTCTAGTTTTCACTTATTTCCTAATATTGGGTCACTCAAAACCTTGCCATTCTCCAAGAATATTCCACCTTGGAAAAGTACCCACATCTCATTTTGCCGTCAAGATGATGCTTTTGATGATTTTTCAAGTACCCAGTTGCCTGAGAAGGCGCAAAACCATAGAACTCATGAGAATGAAGAGCTGGAATTGCTAAATAAGCCATCTCCGGTAGCTACAAATAATGGGATAGGTTTAGAAGTTGATAAAGAATCTAAAACAGATAATAAAGAAGAGGCCTTAGCCCCTTTTTTGAAGCTCTTTAAGCCTAGAGATTCATTAGAAGAAGCATACGAAGAGGAAGATGACTCGAGTGTTGTAGAGGGGAAGTCTAGTTTGAATAATAAAGATAAGGAAGCTAAGAAGGTTAATGTGGACTACTATGAGCCAAAACCAGGTGATTTCGTAGTAGGTGTCGTTGTTTCAGGAAATGAGAATAAGCTTGATGTGAATGTTGGGGCAGATTTGTTGGGTACGATGTTGACAAAGGAGGTGCTGCCTCTGTATGACAAAGAGATGGAATATTTGTTGTGTGATATGGATAAGGATTCTGAGAGGTTTATGGTTAGAGGGAAGATGGGAATTGTTAAGGATGAAGCTGCGGTGAGTGGGGGAGCAGGTCCAGGGAGGCCGGTGGTAGAGACTGGAACCATACTTTTTGCAGAAGTCCTTGGGAGGACGCTCAGTGGACGGCCATTGCTTTCAACTAGAAGATTATTCCGGCGGATAGCTTGGCATCGAGTGAGGCAG ATAAAAGAATTGAATGAACCTATTGAGGTTAAAATCACAGAGTGGAATACTGGGGGCTTGCTTACTAGAATTGAG GGATTACGGGCTTTCCTCCCAAAGGCTGAGTTGATGAATAGAGTGAACAACTTCAAGGAGTTgaaagaaaat GAAATGTTAAACCTTCAGGAGGGAACACTGCTGCAGGGAACTGTCAAGAAAATTTTTTCATATGGAGCCCAAGTAAGAATTGGTGAAACTAACAGAAG TGGGTTGCTACATATTTCAAATATCTCTCGAAGCCGGGTTACTGCTGTCCATGACTTACTTAAAGTTGATGAGAAGGTTAAAGCGCTGGTTGTGAAGTCAATGTTTCCTGATAAAATTTCACTTAG TATTGCTGACCTTGAAAGCGAACCAGGCCTATTCATATCAAACAAAGAG AGAGTGTTTGCTGAGGCAGAAGAAATGGCGAAAAAGTACAGGCAAAAGCTACCTGCTGTTTTAAACACTCGAAAGTTAGAAACCCCTCTAAGCGATGCCTTTCCTTTTGATAGTGAAGCAACTATGCATGCAAATTGGAAGTGGTTCAGATTTGAAAGGGAATAA
- the LOC110641931 gene encoding protein PIGMENT DEFECTIVE 338, chloroplastic isoform X1, which yields MQTLLQPCKSLPLFNSSLPLSINNCLLTYNVSIHNKCLKSSSFHLFPNIGSLKTLPFSKNIPPWKSTHISFCRQDDAFDDFSSTQLPEKAQNHRTHENEELELLNKPSPVATNNGIGLEVDKESKTDNKEEALAPFLKLFKPRDSLEEAYEEEDDSSVVEGKSSLNNKDKEAKKVNVDYYEPKPGDFVVGVVVSGNENKLDVNVGADLLGTMLTKEVLPLYDKEMEYLLCDMDKDSERFMVRGKMGIVKDEAAVSGGAGPGRPVVETGTILFAEVLGRTLSGRPLLSTRRLFRRIAWHRVRQIKELNEPIEVKITEWNTGGLLTRIEGLRAFLPKAELMNRVNNFKELKENVGRRIYVLITRINETNNDLILSEREAWEMLNLQEGTLLQGTVKKIFSYGAQVRIGETNRSGLLHISNISRSRVTAVHDLLKVDEKVKALVVKSMFPDKISLSIADLESEPGLFISNKERVFAEAEEMAKKYRQKLPAVLNTRKLETPLSDAFPFDSEATMHANWKWFRFERE from the exons ATGCAAACCCTTCTTCAACCCTGTAAGTCTCTGCCTCTCTTCAACTCTTCGTTACCGCTTAGTATTAACAATTGCCTTCTCACGTACAACGTTTCAATCCATAACAAATGCCTAAAATCCTCTAGTTTTCACTTATTTCCTAATATTGGGTCACTCAAAACCTTGCCATTCTCCAAGAATATTCCACCTTGGAAAAGTACCCACATCTCATTTTGCCGTCAAGATGATGCTTTTGATGATTTTTCAAGTACCCAGTTGCCTGAGAAGGCGCAAAACCATAGAACTCATGAGAATGAAGAGCTGGAATTGCTAAATAAGCCATCTCCGGTAGCTACAAATAATGGGATAGGTTTAGAAGTTGATAAAGAATCTAAAACAGATAATAAAGAAGAGGCCTTAGCCCCTTTTTTGAAGCTCTTTAAGCCTAGAGATTCATTAGAAGAAGCATACGAAGAGGAAGATGACTCGAGTGTTGTAGAGGGGAAGTCTAGTTTGAATAATAAAGATAAGGAAGCTAAGAAGGTTAATGTGGACTACTATGAGCCAAAACCAGGTGATTTCGTAGTAGGTGTCGTTGTTTCAGGAAATGAGAATAAGCTTGATGTGAATGTTGGGGCAGATTTGTTGGGTACGATGTTGACAAAGGAGGTGCTGCCTCTGTATGACAAAGAGATGGAATATTTGTTGTGTGATATGGATAAGGATTCTGAGAGGTTTATGGTTAGAGGGAAGATGGGAATTGTTAAGGATGAAGCTGCGGTGAGTGGGGGAGCAGGTCCAGGGAGGCCGGTGGTAGAGACTGGAACCATACTTTTTGCAGAAGTCCTTGGGAGGACGCTCAGTGGACGGCCATTGCTTTCAACTAGAAGATTATTCCGGCGGATAGCTTGGCATCGAGTGAGGCAG ATAAAAGAATTGAATGAACCTATTGAGGTTAAAATCACAGAGTGGAATACTGGGGGCTTGCTTACTAGAATTGAG GGATTACGGGCTTTCCTCCCAAAGGCTGAGTTGATGAATAGAGTGAACAACTTCAAGGAGTTgaaagaaaat GTGGGACGCCGAATATATGTCCTGATCACTCGAATAAATGAGACTAACAATGATCTGATACTTAGTGAAAGGGAAGCTTGG GAAATGTTAAACCTTCAGGAGGGAACACTGCTGCAGGGAACTGTCAAGAAAATTTTTTCATATGGAGCCCAAGTAAGAATTGGTGAAACTAACAGAAG TGGGTTGCTACATATTTCAAATATCTCTCGAAGCCGGGTTACTGCTGTCCATGACTTACTTAAAGTTGATGAGAAGGTTAAAGCGCTGGTTGTGAAGTCAATGTTTCCTGATAAAATTTCACTTAG TATTGCTGACCTTGAAAGCGAACCAGGCCTATTCATATCAAACAAAGAG AGAGTGTTTGCTGAGGCAGAAGAAATGGCGAAAAAGTACAGGCAAAAGCTACCTGCTGTTTTAAACACTCGAAAGTTAGAAACCCCTCTAAGCGATGCCTTTCCTTTTGATAGTGAAGCAACTATGCATGCAAATTGGAAGTGGTTCAGATTTGAAAGGGAATAA